GAGCGGCGCAAGCTCGGTCACGCCCGAGTTCGCAATATCCGGAACTGGAATACTCCCGCGTCCGTCTGTCCCGGCCTGCCACTCGAGCATTCCTCCGGCAAGACTTTGAGCGCTGTAATGAGAAACCCAGAGACGCACCGTCATCGTTTCTCGTGACTTAAAATTATACTTGTCGGGCCGCGAAATTATGACGTCCTGTTTCTGGATGTCGCCGATTTCCTTCGAGTAGATTTTCGGATTGCGCCACATATCCATCAGCCCGTTGCATTCCCAATTGATGTCCGTGAATTCCGTGATGACATAGCCCTGTATGCTGGATTGGAGTCGAATTTCCTCTATCTCATATTTGAGAGCATCGAATTGCGCCCACTGGCTTTCGACGGCAAGGCTGTCGTAGTCTTGAAATGTCTGATCGAGTTTATACTCATGAAATCTCTCGCGCACTCCCTCAGGCTCGACGTAGCCCCAGCCGAACGGCCTGCGGAGCCACCATGGAAGGTCGTCCGGAATTTTCGGCAGACCCCAGTTCCCAAATTCGGAAATCATGAGAGGCTCCTGTCCGGAGGGCCGGGCATCACCATGCCGGCTGAAAAGCCAGTTCGGTCTCGACGCGACATCTATGACCGTATTGTTGAAGTTCTTCCTGTTCTCCGGGATAGCCCAATAGGTGTGCCAGTCGGCAATGTCCGACTTCATATGGAAATTGTCACAGCATGCACTGTTATCCTCTATCAGCCTGCCGGTCGCTTTCGACTTCGCGTAATCGTATGTGTTCCTGAGCCATTCTCTCTCGGTGGAATCCCTGAGATCTATGCCCCAGCTCTCATTGATGATGCTGATGATCACGACCGACGGGTGATTCCAATCGCGGTCCAGCATCCCGTCGAATGTCTCGATGCCGCGCTTCGCTGAAGCGGAAGTGAAATCGTCCCAGTTCGGAATTTCGTACCAGACGAGCATTCCTACTTCGTCGGCGGCCTGCAGGTAGCGCGGGTCGGGGACTTTTATGTGACAGCGAAGCAAATTCAGTCCAAGCATTTTCGCCTTGAGCATTTCGTCCCTGATGTACTCGAATGAAGGAGGAGTGTAACCTGTTTCCGGATAAAAATCCTGGTCGAGCGCGCCCATCAAATAAATCGGTTTACCGTTCAAGTAGAATTTTCCATCGTTGGTAGTAAAGGATCTGAAACCGAAACGCTCGACAGCAGTATCGCCGTCGACGAGGACAAGTCGGATGGTATAAAGGTTGGGTGAGTCGACGCCCCAGAGGAGCGGGCTCTTCAATTCGAAACTGAATCGAAACGAGTCCGTTCCGGACGCGATCGGCTTCACGAATCTTGCCACTTCTTTTTGGGATGGATCGAAAATCGAAATCGCACATTTCTCTTCACGTGCCGTCTGCGGAAGCGCGCTCAGCATTCCATCGACAGAAACTCCTCCATCGACGGACGGAGTGACGTGCACTTCTTCGAAATATAAAGCTGGTTTCACATCGACAAAAACACTCTGCCAGAGTCCGCTGGTTTGAACATACCAACTTTGTTTGCCGTGAGGAATCTGAGAATAAATTATCCCCTCGGTGCCGTCCTTCGAAGTTGACGGATCCATGACACGGACCACAACATTGTTCGTTCCCGCATCAATGAGTTTTGTTATGTCGATATCAAAGGGGAGGTACCCGCCTTCATGTTCACCCGCAGGTTTCCCGTTAACGAACACTTTTGCAAGATAGTCGACTGCTCCGAAATGAAGGATCGCCGCCTCGTCTTTCTTCAGTTTGGGGAGATCGAATTCCTTTTCGTACCACGCAACGCCCTGATAGCTGCGCAAATCTGAGAACTGTTCCTGCCACGAGAGTGGGACCAATGCATCGCGCCAGTACGCCGAAGTGCTGACGCTGTCGATCGTAAACACGCCCGATGAATCAACTGCAAATTTCCAGTGACCGTCGAGGGATATTGTTGTTGCACTATACCCGGGCGACACTGCCGATGCTAAAGCAAAGAGAACGAAGAAAGTCTGTTTCATTTGAGATGCCTTTTAAGGATACAAATTCGAGGGAGAAATCCCTGTGATCGGAATAATTTAATCATGAAACCCTGAAGCAGCCAAATCTCGCCCGGAGATCTGACCGCTTGAAACCGATTATGGAACATGCTGTTGCTAATAAACAAAATCGGAGTAGACGATGAAGATTATTCTGGTAGGAGCTACTGGGTTGATCGGGAGTGAAATACTCAAATCTCTTTCGCCGAGGCACGATGTCATCATAGTTTCTCACGCGCGAGATTCCGATCTGCAGGTCGACATCGGCTCGAAGAGTTCCATCGAAGCGATGATTAAGAAAGTCGGCAGGTTCGACGCATTGGTGAGTGCCGCTGGAAATGCGGCGTTCGGAAAATTCGAGAAACTTAACGATGAAGATTTCCATCTGGGGTTGATGAACAAGCTCATGGGCCAGGTAAACCTGGTTCGGCTTGGAGTGAGTCATATCAACGATAACGGCTCATTCACATTGACAGCCGGGACCTTGAGCAGACATCCGATACCGGGGAGCGCCGCGATAAGCATTGTGAATGCCGGACTAGAAGGTTTCGTTCGCGCCGCAGCGCTCGAGCTTAAGCACGGAGTGAGAATAAATGTGGTCAGCCCGCCGTTCGCTACGGAAACATTGAAGAAGCTCGACATGGACACCTCCACCGGAATACCCGTCGCAAAATTCGCCGCCGCATATGTGGAAAGCGTCGAAGGAAAGAAAAACGGAGAAGTGATAGAAATAGAATGACCTGGTGTGCGCGGTATTTGCACTGAGCGCAACTTCGATTTTAGAAAATTAAGAATGGAGCGAGGCGCTTCGCATCACGACTTGACGGTAGTGGGCTTCTTCGACGCTACTGAAATGTCCCATCGTTGAATACTCAACCGCGTTCAAAACAAACACAATTGTCATTCCCGAACGCTCCTATCGGGAATCCAGAGCGGAAATGGAAACAGATTCCCGCTAAAAGCACGCGGGAATGACAGTGAGAGAATTTGTCGATATCACACCTCTTTGAAAGTAGCCCACACCGACTTGACGCGAAATTTGCCTTTTGCTAATATTCAGCTAGAAGGTTCACCGCGTCTCGATTCGGAGAGTATGCGAGAACGCCGAATAAATATCGAGATAGATCATGGGAACATATCGTGAATTACTTAACAGCCGCAACCTGGATCGGTTGAGCGTTATCGGTCTAATCATTTTGATTGCGCTTTCATGTTTTCAATTCGCATTCGCATCGGGGATTCGCGGTGATGAGAAAAAAGCGCGCCGCGCCCAATCAGTTGCTGGTCAGAGTCTCACACTTATCGATGCAAACAATCTGACAAGTTGGGTGCAGGCCGACGCACTATTTCCACCAATCATCAACGGCAGTTTTAACGGCGCTTTTCCGAAAGGTGTCAATGCCGGATTCGTGTTCCAGGACGGGATCGTATTCGGCGGACTTGTAAGCGACGGCTCATCTCCAATTCTCAGAATCGGAGGAACCACTTACCCTACCGGCATGCAGCCGGGGAAGATACTCGTCGGAAGCGATGGAAAGGTAATCGGACCTGAAGACGCCGGGAATCCGGCTGTGAATAAAGTGTGGAGGGTCCGGCCCGATTATGCGACAGCAGAACTGACACAGGATGCTGCCGCTTACTTTCAGGAAGATTTGACGGAAGTAACAGGATCACAGATCGACTCGCTGAGGTCAAACTACGCGAGCGACTGGGAGAACTGGCCGGCAGATCGAGGTGCTCCGTATGTCGACGTAAA
The Candidatus Kryptoniota bacterium genome window above contains:
- a CDS encoding sugar-binding domain-containing protein, which encodes MKQTFFVLFALASAVSPGYSATTISLDGHWKFAVDSSGVFTIDSVSTSAYWRDALVPLSWQEQFSDLRSYQGVAWYEKEFDLPKLKKDEAAILHFGAVDYLAKVFVNGKPAGEHEGGYLPFDIDITKLIDAGTNNVVVRVMDPSTSKDGTEGIIYSQIPHGKQSWYVQTSGLWQSVFVDVKPALYFEEVHVTPSVDGGVSVDGMLSALPQTAREEKCAISIFDPSQKEVARFVKPIASGTDSFRFSFELKSPLLWGVDSPNLYTIRLVLVDGDTAVERFGFRSFTTNDGKFYLNGKPIYLMGALDQDFYPETGYTPPSFEYIRDEMLKAKMLGLNLLRCHIKVPDPRYLQAADEVGMLVWYEIPNWDDFTSASAKRGIETFDGMLDRDWNHPSVVIISIINESWGIDLRDSTEREWLRNTYDYAKSKATGRLIEDNSACCDNFHMKSDIADWHTYWAIPENRKNFNNTVIDVASRPNWLFSRHGDARPSGQEPLMISEFGNWGLPKIPDDLPWWLRRPFGWGYVEPEGVRERFHEYKLDQTFQDYDSLAVESQWAQFDALKYEIEEIRLQSSIQGYVITEFTDINWECNGLMDMWRNPKIYSKEIGDIQKQDVIISRPDKYNFKSRETMTVRLWVSHYSAQSLAGGMLEWQAGTDGRGSIPVPDIANSGVTELAPLVLRLPEVVSPLKIELSFQLKNSSRAVVARNSAGIFVYPDAGISNLKARIYDPDSSLGKLEREIPPADSDVSGRVMITSVLDSIVVGDLEEGASVVCLVDDSTRIPPFFPFRLGVRDTGGYDGNWASNMNWVRAENGPFAGLSFARHLGFESADVPPRIIIAGLSSQEFGDVFAGMYIGWIHLNAAYVLQMRVGKGKLILCTLPIAGAFERDPYSRSLFARMVNYVSSPSCAPELSVLNK
- a CDS encoding short chain dehydrogenase gives rise to the protein MKIILVGATGLIGSEILKSLSPRHDVIIVSHARDSDLQVDIGSKSSIEAMIKKVGRFDALVSAAGNAAFGKFEKLNDEDFHLGLMNKLMGQVNLVRLGVSHINDNGSFTLTAGTLSRHPIPGSAAISIVNAGLEGFVRAAALELKHGVRINVVSPPFATETLKKLDMDTSTGIPVAKFAAAYVESVEGKKNGEVIEIE